One genomic window of Geodermatophilus sp. DSM 44513 includes the following:
- a CDS encoding DUF4397 domain-containing protein, producing the protein MTRVPAPVRVLAVGLLVAGSAALAPPAAAAPEEEGLFRLAHLSPDTPAGDVYVDSVSDPDVRLTFPGVGYGTLSDYQEVPAGAYTVSMLPVGSPPGAPAILSATVDVAPGSARTVAGLGPAADLGLEVLQDDLTLPPADRARVRVVAAAAGADSLDVTTADGAVVADDLPFATATDHVDVPGGPAGLVLTADGGPPVQLPADLAAGSVYTLLVLDDGAGGLTVRPALDAAGSATVPVGGVETGAGGLAGGPVGPAGLVAVTAGVALAAAAALRLRATPGHRGARHRAR; encoded by the coding sequence ATGACCCGGGTCCCCGCCCCCGTCCGCGTCCTCGCCGTGGGCCTGCTGGTCGCGGGCTCCGCCGCGCTCGCACCACCGGCAGCGGCCGCACCGGAGGAGGAGGGCCTGTTCCGGCTGGCCCACCTGTCCCCCGACACCCCGGCCGGCGACGTCTACGTCGACTCGGTGTCCGACCCCGACGTCCGGCTGACCTTCCCCGGGGTGGGGTACGGGACGCTGTCGGACTACCAGGAGGTCCCCGCCGGGGCCTACACCGTCAGCATGCTCCCGGTCGGGTCGCCGCCCGGTGCCCCGGCGATCCTGTCGGCCACGGTCGACGTCGCGCCCGGCAGCGCGCGCACCGTCGCCGGGCTGGGCCCCGCCGCCGACCTGGGGCTGGAGGTGCTCCAGGACGACCTCACCCTGCCCCCGGCCGACCGGGCCCGCGTGCGGGTGGTCGCCGCGGCCGCCGGGGCGGACTCGCTCGACGTGACGACGGCCGACGGTGCCGTGGTCGCCGACGACCTCCCCTTCGCCACCGCGACCGACCACGTCGACGTGCCCGGCGGCCCGGCGGGTCTGGTGCTCACCGCCGACGGCGGGCCTCCCGTGCAGCTCCCGGCCGACCTGGCCGCGGGCTCGGTCTACACGCTGCTGGTCCTCGACGACGGCGCCGGCGGGCTGACCGTGCGGCCCGCGCTGGACGCCGCCGGCTCGGCGACGGTGCCGGTCGGCGGCGTCGAGACCGGCGCCGGCGGCCTCGCCGGTGGTCCGGTCGGTCCGGCGGGCCTCGTGGCGGTGACGGCCGGCGTCGCGCTCGCGGCCGCCGCGGCCCTGCGACTGCGCGCCACCCCGGGGCACCGCGGCGCGCGGCACCGCGCGCGCTGA
- a CDS encoding ABC transporter permease subunit, translating to MTMGTHAWTRTEAPARPGPTAVLRAEWVKFWTVRSTPWSFAALFVLGAGLTTLICALVAGDLARGEVGEPVGAFLTWGLVLAQVAAVVLGTLTVTSEYGTGMIRATLTATPRRGAVLVAKAVVLTSTLFVAGTVTAVAGYLGGNWFLDREGIGVAVTDDGVLRALVGSGLYLAGLGLLAAAVGLLVRHTAAALSIVLGLVFVVGTMVGLLPGAWGEWATKLMPGNAGGRVAAVESFGPLLLDPWTGFAVFLAEVAVVLAVGALVFTRRDA from the coding sequence ATGACCATGGGCACGCACGCCTGGACCCGCACCGAGGCCCCGGCCCGCCCGGGTCCGACCGCCGTGCTGCGCGCGGAGTGGGTCAAGTTCTGGACCGTCCGCTCGACCCCCTGGTCGTTCGCCGCGCTGTTCGTGCTCGGCGCCGGCCTGACCACCCTGATCTGCGCGCTGGTGGCCGGGGACCTCGCCCGCGGGGAGGTCGGCGAGCCGGTCGGCGCCTTCCTCACCTGGGGGCTGGTGCTGGCCCAGGTCGCCGCGGTCGTGCTCGGCACGCTCACCGTCACCAGCGAGTACGGCACCGGGATGATCCGGGCCACGCTGACCGCCACCCCGCGGCGCGGGGCGGTGCTGGTGGCCAAGGCGGTGGTGCTCACCTCGACGCTGTTCGTGGCCGGCACGGTCACCGCCGTCGCCGGCTACCTCGGCGGCAACTGGTTCCTCGACCGCGAGGGCATCGGGGTGGCGGTCACCGACGACGGGGTGCTGCGGGCGCTGGTGGGCAGCGGGCTCTACCTGGCCGGGCTCGGGCTGCTCGCCGCCGCCGTGGGCCTGCTGGTCCGGCACACCGCCGCGGCGCTGTCCATCGTGCTGGGGCTGGTGTTCGTCGTCGGCACGATGGTCGGGCTGCTGCCCGGCGCCTGGGGCGAGTGGGCGACGAAGCTCATGCCCGGCAACGCCGGGGGGCGCGTCGCGGCGGTGGAGTCCTTCGGCCCGCTGCTGCTCGACCCGTGGACCGGCTTCGCGGTGTTCCTCGCCGAGGTCGCGGTCGTGCTGGCGGTGGGCGCCCTCGTGTTCACCCGCCGCGACGCCTGA
- a CDS encoding DUF6394 family protein gives MNLEKVVFGFFVLLAATLNFGFFIGDIDRPELHNPYELFAAVVVNLIATVLKFGDRTQIGAVHLATSLVASLQLVAAALLYGYAEYVSTAGMTASWTASVVSLSGGALMANVVSVVLLVIETVSFHRG, from the coding sequence GTGAACCTGGAGAAGGTGGTGTTCGGGTTCTTCGTGCTGCTCGCCGCCACGCTGAACTTCGGGTTCTTCATCGGCGACATCGACCGCCCCGAGCTGCACAACCCCTACGAGCTGTTCGCCGCCGTCGTCGTCAACCTCATCGCCACGGTGCTGAAGTTCGGCGACCGCACCCAGATCGGCGCCGTGCACCTGGCCACCAGCCTGGTCGCCTCGCTGCAGCTGGTCGCCGCCGCGCTGCTGTACGGCTACGCCGAGTACGTCTCGACGGCCGGGATGACCGCGTCGTGGACGGCCAGTGTGGTGTCGTTGTCCGGTGGCGCACTGATGGCCAACGTCGTCTCCGTGGTGCTGCTGGTGATCGAGACCGTGTCCTTCCACCGCGGGTGA
- a CDS encoding DUF805 domain-containing protein, with amino-acid sequence MSFGDAVRSVLTQYVGFSGRARRSEYWWFFLFSVLVSLAAAAVDAVLDTTVFGLVVALALFLPSLAVSVRRLHDIGRTGWWVLLGLVPLVGTIVLIVFACLDSEPGPNRFGPAPKQPIGGPGWGEQPPPAWS; translated from the coding sequence ATGTCCTTCGGCGACGCCGTCCGCAGTGTCCTCACCCAGTACGTCGGCTTCAGCGGCCGCGCCCGCCGCTCGGAGTACTGGTGGTTCTTCCTCTTCAGCGTGCTCGTCTCCCTCGCCGCGGCCGCGGTCGACGCGGTCCTCGACACCACGGTGTTCGGGCTGGTGGTCGCGCTGGCGTTGTTCCTGCCCTCGCTGGCGGTCTCCGTGCGCCGCCTGCACGACATCGGCCGCACCGGCTGGTGGGTGCTGCTCGGCCTGGTGCCGCTCGTCGGCACCATCGTGCTCATCGTGTTCGCCTGCCTGGACAGCGAGCCGGGCCCGAACCGCTTCGGCCCCGCCCCCAAGCAGCCGATCGGCGGCCCCGGCTGGGGCGAGCAGCCGCCGCCCGCCTGGTCCTGA
- the rocD gene encoding ornithine--oxo-acid transaminase, with protein MLHVGAPRLSPENEPRPASPADHQALVDRRAAHNYAPLPVVAASAEGAWVTDVEGRRHLDCLAAYSAVNFGHGNPTVLAAARAQLERLTLISRAFGHDQLGPFAAELGDLVGKEMVLPMNTGAEAVESGIKVARKWGYEVKGVAPDRANIVVMAGNFHGRTTTVISFSDDPEARAGYGPFTPGFRTVPFGDAAAVAAAIDEDTVAVLLEPVQGEAGIIVPPAGFLPAVRETCTREGVLMIADEVQSGLARTGRTLAVQHSDVVADVYLLGKALGGGVVPVSAVVADADVLGVLRPGQHGSTFGGNPLACAVGRAVVGMLAGGEWQERARLLGAHLEGRLRQLVGSGVTAVRCIGLWAGVDVDPAIGTGREVCVALAERGVLVKDTHGSTVRLAPPLVVEPAELDWAVDQLADALAQLAARRGTTV; from the coding sequence GTGCTGCACGTTGGAGCTCCGCGGCTGAGCCCGGAGAACGAGCCCCGGCCGGCCTCGCCGGCCGACCACCAGGCGCTGGTCGACCGCAGGGCGGCCCACAACTACGCGCCGCTGCCGGTGGTGGCCGCCTCGGCCGAGGGTGCCTGGGTGACCGACGTCGAGGGACGTCGCCACCTGGACTGCCTGGCCGCCTACTCGGCGGTCAACTTCGGCCACGGCAACCCCACCGTCCTGGCCGCCGCCCGCGCCCAGCTGGAACGCCTCACGCTGATCAGCCGGGCCTTCGGCCACGACCAGCTGGGGCCCTTCGCCGCCGAGCTGGGGGACCTCGTCGGCAAGGAGATGGTCCTGCCGATGAACACCGGCGCCGAGGCGGTGGAGTCCGGCATCAAGGTGGCCCGCAAGTGGGGCTACGAGGTCAAGGGCGTCGCACCGGACCGGGCGAACATCGTGGTCATGGCCGGCAACTTCCACGGCCGGACGACGACGGTCATCAGCTTCTCCGACGACCCGGAGGCCCGCGCCGGCTACGGCCCCTTCACCCCCGGCTTCCGCACCGTGCCCTTCGGGGACGCCGCCGCCGTGGCCGCCGCCATCGACGAGGACACCGTCGCCGTCCTGCTCGAGCCGGTGCAGGGCGAGGCCGGCATCATCGTGCCGCCGGCCGGCTTCCTGCCCGCCGTCCGCGAGACCTGCACCCGCGAGGGCGTGCTCATGATCGCCGACGAGGTGCAGTCCGGGCTGGCCCGCACCGGCCGCACGCTGGCGGTGCAGCACAGCGACGTGGTCGCCGACGTCTACCTGCTGGGCAAGGCGCTCGGCGGCGGCGTGGTGCCGGTGTCCGCCGTTGTCGCGGACGCCGACGTCCTCGGCGTGCTGCGGCCCGGCCAGCACGGGTCCACCTTCGGCGGCAACCCGCTGGCCTGCGCGGTGGGCCGGGCGGTCGTCGGCATGCTCGCCGGCGGGGAGTGGCAGGAGCGCGCCCGGCTGCTGGGCGCCCACCTCGAGGGCCGGCTGCGGCAGCTCGTCGGCTCCGGGGTCACCGCCGTGCGCTGCATCGGCCTGTGGGCCGGGGTGGACGTCGACCCGGCGATCGGCACCGGCCGGGAGGTGTGCGTGGCGCTCGCCGAGCGCGGCGTGCTGGTCAAGGACACCCACGGGTCCACCGTCCGGCTGGCCCCGCCGCTGGTCGTCGAGCCGGCCGAGCTGGACTGGGCGGTCGACCAGCTGGCCGACGCGCTTGCCCAGCTGGCCGCCCGCCGCGGCACCACGGTCTGA
- the ddaH gene encoding dimethylargininase, with protein sequence MTAPTPSPAPREATPRRYLMCPPAHFEVSYAINPWMDPSAPVDAGLAMRQWEELRRTYERLGHEVHLIDPEPGLPDMVFAANGGLVVEGRALGARFTHPERGPEGPLYQRWFQAAVDGGRLKEAVVPRATNEGEGDFLVVGERVLAGHGFRTDPAAHREVQELFGMPVIGLSLVDPRFYHLDTALAVLGDDDVAYFPGAFSEGSREVLRRLFPDAVLASARDAAVLGLNAVSDGETVVLSAQATGLAAQLRERGYRPVGVDLSELRKAGGSVKCCTLELRG encoded by the coding sequence GTGACCGCCCCCACCCCGTCCCCGGCTCCCCGCGAGGCCACCCCGCGCCGCTACCTGATGTGCCCGCCGGCGCACTTCGAGGTGAGCTACGCGATCAACCCGTGGATGGACCCGTCGGCCCCGGTCGACGCCGGGCTGGCGATGCGGCAGTGGGAGGAGCTGCGGCGGACCTACGAGCGGCTCGGCCACGAGGTGCACCTCATCGACCCCGAGCCCGGCCTGCCCGACATGGTGTTCGCCGCCAACGGCGGCCTCGTCGTCGAGGGCCGCGCGCTGGGCGCCCGGTTCACCCACCCCGAGCGCGGCCCGGAGGGCCCCCTCTACCAGCGGTGGTTCCAGGCCGCCGTCGACGGCGGCCGGCTCAAGGAGGCCGTCGTCCCGCGGGCCACCAACGAGGGCGAGGGCGACTTCCTCGTCGTCGGCGAACGGGTCCTCGCCGGGCACGGCTTCCGCACCGACCCGGCCGCGCACCGCGAGGTGCAGGAGCTGTTCGGCATGCCGGTGATCGGCCTGTCGCTGGTCGACCCGCGCTTCTACCACCTGGACACCGCCCTGGCCGTGCTCGGTGACGACGACGTCGCCTACTTCCCGGGCGCGTTCAGCGAGGGCAGCCGCGAGGTGCTGCGCCGGCTGTTCCCCGACGCCGTCCTCGCCTCCGCCCGGGACGCCGCTGTCCTGGGCCTCAACGCGGTCTCCGACGGGGAGACCGTGGTCCTCTCGGCACAGGCGACCGGGCTGGCCGCCCAGCTGCGGGAACGCGGCTACCGGCCGGTCGGGGTCGACCTGTCCGAGCTCCGCAAGGCAGGGGGGAGTGTCAAGTGCTGCACGTTGGAGCTCCGCGGCTGA
- a CDS encoding ABC transporter ATP-binding protein — protein MIRAHRLTKTYGARTAVDGIDVTVEPGRVTGFLGPNGAGKSTTMRMVLGLDRPTSGSVTVNGRRYTDSPAPLREVGALLEARALHPGRSARDHLRWLAVSNGIPRARVDEVLDLVGLTAVAGQRVGRFSLGMGQRLGIAAALLGDPPVVVLDEPVNGLDPEGIRWVRTLARDLAAEGRTVFVSSHLMSEMALTADHLVVIGRGRVLADCSTAEFVAEHAASHVRVRSPQQDRVATVLREAGLDVAAHGGELRVHGPDAAAVGELVGSAGLLLHELTLVRSSLEDAFMTLTADSVEYAGATR, from the coding sequence GTGATCCGCGCGCACCGGCTGACCAAGACGTACGGCGCACGCACCGCCGTCGACGGCATCGACGTCACCGTCGAACCCGGCCGGGTGACCGGCTTCCTCGGGCCCAACGGTGCCGGCAAGTCGACGACGATGCGGATGGTGCTCGGCCTGGACCGGCCGACCTCCGGCAGCGTCACCGTGAACGGCCGCCGCTACACCGACTCCCCGGCGCCCCTGCGCGAGGTCGGGGCGCTGTTGGAGGCGCGCGCCCTGCACCCGGGCCGCTCGGCCCGCGACCACCTGCGCTGGCTGGCGGTCAGCAACGGCATCCCGCGGGCCCGCGTCGACGAGGTGCTCGACCTCGTCGGGCTGACCGCCGTCGCCGGGCAGCGGGTGGGCCGGTTCTCCCTCGGCATGGGTCAGCGGCTGGGCATCGCGGCCGCGCTGCTCGGCGACCCGCCGGTCGTCGTCCTCGACGAGCCGGTCAACGGCCTGGATCCCGAGGGCATCCGCTGGGTGCGCACCCTGGCCCGCGACCTGGCCGCCGAGGGCCGCACGGTGTTCGTCTCCAGCCACCTGATGAGCGAGATGGCGCTGACCGCCGACCACCTGGTCGTCATCGGCCGCGGCCGGGTGCTGGCCGACTGCTCCACGGCGGAGTTCGTCGCCGAGCACGCCGCCTCCCACGTGCGGGTCCGCAGCCCGCAGCAGGACCGGGTCGCGACCGTGCTGCGCGAGGCGGGTCTGGACGTCGCCGCGCACGGCGGCGAGCTGCGGGTGCACGGGCCCGACGCCGCCGCGGTGGGCGAGCTGGTCGGCTCCGCCGGCCTGCTGCTGCACGAGCTGACCCTGGTGCGCTCCTCCCTGGAGGACGCCTTCATGACCCTGACCGCCGACAGCGTCGAGTACGCGGGAGCCACGCGATGA
- a CDS encoding MFS transporter — MVEGTAVRTSLWRLPALRALLGATTLGFVSYSLTLASLPAYAVAGGAAPDTAGVVTAVFLVVTILGQAVVPALTVRLGLGPVLVVGLLALGAPAPLYAVDDGLAWLSAVSAVRGVGFAVLTVLGAVLAAQVAPPERRGESIGLYGLAIAVPNLVAVPAGVALVLGGHAGWVGWLAASPVLALPLVPRLTRAARWDAGPRTSSRAAARAALAPSAVLLVVTLAGGGVVTFLPIERPDGVLATTALLLFGVTGALTRWRAGLLADRVGTGVLLPVALLVGAAGLAAVALGLGAGAGWVLAGAAVFGAGFGAVQNLTLVTAFARAGRGGATTASAVWNASFDAGTAVGALALGLVAAGVGLPWTYLLVAGVLVAVLPVARAAGRPAR, encoded by the coding sequence GTGGTGGAGGGGACGGCGGTGCGGACGTCGCTGTGGCGGCTCCCGGCGCTGCGTGCGCTGCTGGGTGCCACGACGCTGGGCTTCGTCAGCTACTCGCTGACGCTGGCCTCGCTGCCGGCGTACGCGGTGGCCGGTGGCGCCGCGCCCGACACCGCGGGGGTGGTCACCGCGGTCTTCCTCGTGGTGACCATCCTCGGGCAGGCGGTGGTGCCGGCCCTCACCGTGCGCCTGGGCCTGGGCCCGGTGCTCGTCGTCGGCCTGCTCGCCCTCGGTGCGCCGGCGCCGCTGTACGCCGTCGACGACGGGCTGGCGTGGCTCTCGGCGGTCTCCGCCGTGCGCGGGGTCGGGTTCGCGGTGCTCACCGTGCTGGGCGCCGTGCTCGCCGCGCAGGTCGCCCCGCCGGAGCGCCGGGGCGAGTCGATCGGGCTGTACGGCCTGGCCATCGCGGTGCCCAACCTGGTCGCCGTCCCCGCCGGGGTGGCGCTGGTGCTCGGCGGGCACGCCGGCTGGGTGGGCTGGCTGGCCGCCTCCCCGGTGCTCGCGCTGCCGCTGGTGCCCCGGCTGACCCGGGCGGCCCGCTGGGACGCCGGCCCCCGGACGTCGTCGCGGGCGGCCGCGCGGGCCGCGCTCGCCCCCTCGGCGGTGCTGCTGGTGGTCACCCTCGCCGGGGGCGGCGTGGTCACCTTCCTGCCCATCGAGCGGCCCGACGGCGTCCTGGCGACGACGGCGCTGCTGCTGTTCGGGGTCACCGGCGCGCTCACCCGCTGGCGCGCCGGGCTGCTCGCCGACCGGGTCGGCACCGGGGTGCTGCTGCCGGTGGCCCTGCTGGTGGGCGCAGCCGGGCTGGCCGCCGTCGCGCTGGGGCTGGGCGCCGGCGCCGGGTGGGTCCTGGCCGGGGCCGCGGTGTTCGGGGCCGGCTTCGGCGCGGTGCAGAACCTCACCCTGGTGACCGCCTTCGCCCGCGCCGGACGGGGCGGCGCGACCACCGCCAGCGCGGTCTGGAACGCCTCCTTCGACGCCGGCACCGCGGTCGGGGCGCTGGCCCTCGGCCTGGTCGCGGCCGGCGTCGGCCTGCCGTGGACCTACCTGCTGGTCGCCGGCGTGCTGGTGGCGGTGCTGCCGGTGGCGCGGGCGGCGGGCCGGCCGGCCCGCTGA
- the pruA gene encoding L-glutamate gamma-semialdehyde dehydrogenase — MDAVTQVPPPRNEPVLSYASGTPERAALQQRLAELAADPLELTMTIGEARRMGGGERFDVVQPHRHAAVLGTAAHATHADAQEAVACAKAAGPAWRELSFDDRAAVFLRAAELLAGPWRQTLNAATMLGQSKTAHQAEIDAACELADFWRYNVHFARQVLAEQPVSSRGVWNRTDHRPLEGFVYAVTPFNFTAIAGNLPTAPALMGNTVVWKPAPTQQFAAHFLMRLLEEAGLPPGVVTMVTGDGAAVSDVALADPDLAGIHFTGSTAVFQMMWRRVGENIASYRGYPRIVGETGGKDFVVAHPSADVDVLRTALVRGAFEYQGQKCSAASRAYVPRSVWARLRDDLVDVTESLPMGDVTDLSNFMGAVIDRKSFAKLSGVIDQVDDDPALSIVAGGQKDDAEGFFVRPTVIEGTDPGHEVFSTEYFGPVLAVHVYDDADYDTVLTQMESVAPYALTGAVIAQDREAIAHAQRFLRFAAGNFYVNDKPTGAVVGQQPFGGGRASGTNDKAGAAQNLLRWTSTRSIKETLVPPTDHTYPHQS; from the coding sequence ATGGACGCCGTCACCCAGGTCCCCCCGCCGCGCAACGAGCCGGTGCTGAGCTACGCCTCCGGCACCCCGGAGCGGGCGGCGCTGCAGCAGCGGCTCGCCGAGCTGGCCGCCGACCCGCTCGAGCTGACCATGACCATCGGCGAGGCGCGGCGGATGGGCGGGGGTGAGCGCTTCGACGTCGTCCAGCCGCACCGGCACGCCGCCGTCCTCGGCACCGCCGCGCACGCCACGCACGCCGACGCGCAGGAGGCGGTGGCCTGCGCCAAGGCGGCCGGGCCGGCCTGGCGGGAGCTGTCCTTCGACGACCGGGCCGCGGTGTTCCTGCGCGCCGCGGAGCTGCTGGCCGGCCCGTGGCGGCAGACGCTCAACGCGGCCACGATGCTCGGGCAGTCCAAGACCGCCCACCAGGCCGAGATCGACGCCGCCTGCGAGCTGGCCGACTTCTGGCGGTACAACGTGCACTTCGCCCGGCAGGTGCTGGCCGAGCAGCCGGTGTCCAGCCGCGGCGTGTGGAACCGCACCGACCACCGGCCGCTGGAGGGCTTCGTCTACGCGGTCACCCCGTTCAACTTCACCGCCATCGCCGGCAACCTGCCCACCGCGCCGGCGCTCATGGGCAACACGGTGGTCTGGAAGCCCGCGCCCACCCAGCAGTTCGCGGCGCACTTCCTCATGCGGCTGCTGGAGGAGGCCGGCCTGCCGCCCGGGGTCGTCACGATGGTCACCGGCGACGGGGCCGCGGTCTCCGACGTCGCCCTGGCCGACCCCGACCTCGCCGGCATCCACTTCACCGGCTCGACGGCGGTGTTCCAGATGATGTGGCGGCGGGTCGGGGAGAACATCGCCTCCTACCGCGGCTACCCGCGCATCGTCGGGGAGACCGGCGGCAAGGACTTCGTCGTCGCCCATCCCTCGGCCGACGTCGACGTGCTGCGCACCGCGCTGGTCCGCGGCGCGTTCGAGTACCAGGGGCAGAAGTGCTCGGCGGCCTCGCGGGCGTACGTGCCGCGGTCGGTGTGGGCGAGGCTGCGCGACGACCTGGTCGACGTCACCGAGTCGCTGCCCATGGGCGACGTCACCGACCTGTCGAACTTCATGGGCGCGGTGATCGACCGCAAGAGCTTCGCCAAGCTGTCCGGCGTCATCGACCAGGTCGACGACGACCCGGCGCTGTCGATCGTGGCGGGCGGCCAGAAGGACGACGCCGAGGGCTTCTTCGTCCGCCCGACGGTCATCGAGGGCACCGACCCCGGGCACGAGGTGTTCAGCACCGAGTACTTCGGGCCGGTGCTGGCGGTGCACGTCTACGACGACGCCGACTACGACACGGTGCTCACCCAGATGGAGTCCGTGGCGCCCTACGCGCTCACCGGGGCGGTCATCGCGCAGGACCGCGAGGCCATCGCGCACGCCCAGCGGTTCCTGCGCTTCGCCGCCGGCAACTTCTACGTCAACGACAAGCCCACCGGCGCCGTCGTCGGCCAGCAGCCCTTCGGCGGCGGGCGGGCCTCGGGCACCAACGACAAGGCCGGCGCGGCGCAGAACCTGCTGCGCTGGACATCGACCCGCTCGATCAAGGAGACCCTCGTCCCACCGACCGACCACACCTACCCGCACCAGTCCTGA
- a CDS encoding Lrp/AsnC family transcriptional regulator encodes MDDLDRSILSCLQRDARATFAEIGAEVSLSAPAVKRRVDRLVASGAIRGFTTLVDPAVLGWQTEAYVEIYCKGTVSPAELRRTLTDVPEVVGACTVSGSADALVHVLASDVRHLEQAMERIREEPNVDHTESVIVLSRLIDRPRS; translated from the coding sequence GTGGACGACCTGGACCGCAGCATCCTGTCCTGCCTGCAGCGGGACGCCCGCGCGACCTTCGCCGAGATCGGCGCGGAGGTGAGCCTGTCGGCCCCCGCGGTGAAGCGGCGGGTGGACCGGCTGGTGGCCTCGGGCGCCATCCGCGGGTTCACCACCCTGGTCGACCCGGCGGTGCTCGGCTGGCAGACCGAGGCCTACGTGGAGATCTACTGCAAGGGCACGGTCTCCCCGGCCGAGCTGCGGCGCACGCTGACCGACGTCCCGGAGGTGGTGGGGGCCTGCACCGTCTCGGGCTCCGCGGACGCCCTGGTGCACGTCCTGGCCTCCGACGTCCGGCACCTGGAGCAGGCCATGGAGCGCATCCGCGAGGAGCCCAACGTCGACCACACCGAGAGCGTCATCGTGCTGTCCCGCCTCATCGACCGCCCTCGCTCCTGA
- a CDS encoding TrkA family potassium uptake protein has protein sequence MGNPLLTFWSRHGRREEEERRARRARLLAAAASANRASETVFLILRRMRAPLIVLIAIFAVSVLGLTLIPGEDADGQPYDMGFFDAIYVMSYTATTIGFGEIPYPFTYNQRMWVTVSIYLTVIGWAYAIGSLLGLLQDRAFRSALALQRFTRKVARLAEPFVLVAGYGRAGELLGHSMDALGRRVVVLDKDPERIDGLELESYHGDVPGLAADARDPGHLGVAGLDHACCEAVVALTDDDEANLAVVMTTALLRPDVPVIARATTRVMADRMRVFGSPSVVNPFDIFGDHVQLALRAPASYQLLTWLEAGPGAPLPPRGAPPHGGRWVVCGYGRLGRELTADLRAEGIDVTVIDPSPHDDEDSVVVAGGFEPDVLGTVRLEDAVGFVAGTDNDITNLSLVETARRANPGLFLAARQNRPSSAPLFAAMELDALLVPTEEVAHEVYAQLSTPLLWRFLRAMPALGDEWAAGVVDRLTALCGHQLQALWKVRLTEREAPALTSWLATGQARLGGLLRNPEDRDEPLHAVPLLLLRGDDATLAPDPDHLLAAGDELLLAGWPAARRALETTLLVDAVREYVVSGRRVPTGWVWRRLARPAEAPAQEEVRPTAPTPS, from the coding sequence GTGGGCAACCCCCTGCTGACGTTCTGGTCGCGCCACGGCCGGCGCGAGGAGGAGGAGCGCCGGGCCCGACGGGCCCGCCTCCTGGCGGCCGCCGCGTCGGCCAACCGCGCCTCGGAGACGGTCTTCCTCATCCTGCGCCGGATGCGGGCGCCGCTGATCGTGCTGATCGCCATCTTCGCCGTCAGCGTGCTGGGCCTGACGCTGATCCCCGGCGAGGACGCCGACGGGCAGCCCTACGACATGGGCTTCTTCGACGCCATCTACGTCATGAGCTACACGGCCACGACGATCGGCTTCGGGGAGATCCCGTACCCGTTCACCTACAACCAGCGGATGTGGGTGACCGTCTCCATCTACCTCACCGTGATCGGCTGGGCGTACGCCATCGGCTCGCTGCTCGGCCTGCTGCAGGACCGGGCGTTCCGCTCGGCGCTGGCGCTGCAGCGGTTCACCCGCAAGGTGGCCCGGCTGGCCGAGCCGTTCGTGCTCGTCGCCGGCTACGGCCGCGCCGGTGAGCTGCTGGGGCACTCGATGGACGCGCTGGGCCGCCGGGTCGTCGTCCTGGACAAGGACCCCGAGCGCATCGACGGCCTGGAGCTGGAGTCCTACCACGGCGACGTCCCCGGGCTGGCCGCCGACGCCCGGGACCCGGGGCACCTCGGCGTCGCGGGCCTGGACCACGCCTGCTGCGAGGCGGTCGTGGCGCTCACCGACGACGACGAGGCCAACCTGGCCGTGGTCATGACCACCGCCCTGCTGCGTCCCGACGTCCCGGTGATCGCCCGGGCGACGACCCGGGTCATGGCCGACCGCATGCGGGTGTTCGGCTCGCCCAGCGTGGTCAACCCCTTCGACATCTTCGGCGACCACGTCCAGCTGGCGCTGCGGGCACCGGCGTCCTACCAGCTGCTGACCTGGCTGGAGGCCGGGCCCGGCGCCCCGCTGCCGCCCCGGGGCGCGCCGCCGCACGGCGGGCGGTGGGTGGTGTGCGGCTACGGCCGGCTCGGCCGGGAGCTGACCGCGGACCTGCGCGCCGAGGGCATCGACGTGACGGTCATCGACCCGAGCCCGCACGACGACGAGGACTCCGTGGTGGTGGCCGGCGGCTTCGAGCCCGACGTCCTGGGGACGGTCCGGCTGGAGGACGCCGTGGGCTTCGTCGCCGGGACCGACAACGACATCACCAACCTCTCGCTGGTGGAGACGGCCCGCCGGGCCAACCCCGGCCTGTTCCTCGCCGCCCGCCAGAACCGGCCGTCCAGTGCCCCGCTGTTCGCCGCGATGGAGCTCGACGCGCTGCTGGTCCCGACCGAGGAGGTCGCGCACGAGGTGTACGCCCAGCTGTCCACACCGCTGCTGTGGCGGTTCCTGCGGGCGATGCCGGCGCTGGGCGACGAGTGGGCCGCCGGCGTCGTCGACCGGCTCACCGCGCTGTGCGGGCACCAGCTGCAGGCGCTGTGGAAGGTGCGGCTCACCGAGCGGGAGGCCCCGGCGCTCACCTCCTGGCTGGCCACCGGGCAGGCCCGCCTCGGCGGCCTGCTGCGCAATCCCGAGGACCGCGACGAGCCGCTGCACGCCGTGCCGCTGCTGCTGCTCCGCGGGGACGACGCCACGCTGGCGCCGGACCCCGACCACCTGCTGGCGGCCGGGGACGAGCTGCTGCTCGCCGGCTGGCCGGCCGCCCGCCGGGCGCTGGAGACCACCCTGCTCGTGGACGCCGTCCGCGAGTACGTGGTGTCCGGCCGCCGGGTGCCGACGGGGTGGGTGTGGCGGCGGCTGGCCCGCCCGGCCGAGGCCCCCGCGCAGGAGGAGGTCCGGCCGACCGCGCCGACGCCGTCCTGA